A DNA window from Miscanthus floridulus cultivar M001 unplaced genomic scaffold, ASM1932011v1 fs_164_2_3, whole genome shotgun sequence contains the following coding sequences:
- the LOC136530609 gene encoding uncharacterized protein: MLTRTNYQEWALVMKVNLQAAQYWEAIDPGDCDDHTDRLALTAILRGVPQEMWSLLAKKATAREAWQAVKTMRVGIERVREANAQQLRRDFNSIAFKPGESVDDFAVRLTMLADNLHTLGDSITDAELVKKLLQVVPEKLNQAAVALEMLLDLNNIPVEEVVGRLRVFEQRTQPEAKQVTDSLGQLMLCEEDWEARRKAQNEQERGGSSSGSGGRGKRRGRGRGRGRGSGESRDAPPSG; this comes from the coding sequence ATGCTCACGCGGACCAACTACCAAGAGTGGGCGTTGGTCATGAAGGTGAACCTCCAGGCGGCGCAGTACTGGGAGGCCATTGATCCCGGTGATTGCGACGATCACACTGATCGACTCGCGCTCACAGCGATTCTGCGCGGAGTACCGCAGGAGATGTGGAGCTTACTGGCCAAGAAGGCAACAGCCAGGGAGGCATGGCAGGCGGTGAAGACCATGCGGGTCGGCATCGAACGTGTGCGCGAGGCGAACGCGCAGCAGCTGCGACGCGACTTCAACTCCATCGCCTTCAAGCCTGGTGAGTCCGTCGATGACTTCGCAGTTCGACTCACCATGCTCGCAGACAACCTCCACACACTTGGCGACAGCATCACGGACGCCGAACTCGTCAAGAAGCTCCTCCAGGTGGTGCCGGAGAAGCTCAACCAGGCGGCCGTCGCGCTCGAGATGCTCCTCGACCTGAACAACATCCCGGTTGAGGAGGTCGTTGGGCGCCTGCGGGTGTTCGAGCAGCGCACCCAGCCGGAGGCCAAGCAGGTCACGGACTCGCTGGGCCAGCTGATGCTATGTGAGGAAGATTGGGAGGCGCGCCGCAAGGCTCAGAACGAGCAGGAACGCGGCGGTTCCAGCTCTGGGTCTGGCGGACGCGGCAAGCGCCGCGGCCGCGGACGGGGGCGTGGTCGCGGTAGCGGCGAATCCCGTGACGCTCCACCTTCGGGCTAG